In one Apostichopus japonicus isolate 1M-3 chromosome 18, ASM3797524v1, whole genome shotgun sequence genomic region, the following are encoded:
- the LOC139959071 gene encoding uncharacterized protein isoform X1 has protein sequence METDSSKKIIGGFKLFVYIFVLFTFLSYCGLLPGKGNIETTIFIPQSYDSSNRISPMLRSHDGDISYVGESGNDLKVIPRSELYVVTMGSTGPILHDHHLVTESKQESKCRVYPNTSSLKLNAQVGQLFTLTIEIDKDVLIQQTILSVLAVGENHIFAANHLNFSVDGSLMTFTYTPKVPGLYNLFVEEINANAQLQIPGSPFRLVVEGDPVYAVQLGRNADKLPSCQTMQLTRPSWLDGEWITGNIAGLKRGVLRSGWVFQPDWCSFDIFTTKDLAIAAEMTSPKKIAVLGSSIERGIFFSLVDLLLAKKEKYNLTKSDFSKCWGHAQVEVGKLTFLYQDFRIVTLGNLNMGEDGKAEIICHDEKIAKSGDYDFFDDGIRFLREYLFAESDDKWPDIIVIPIRQTIHLELLLKAIPPSWSGTIYTLYNFYVHSRTFHTKDGLASSYRIAENLLSVDSRIQLIDAFGLASAMRHNTETAPLIKSVHTHRWCNELNGEMRVCGNTPEMIAQLLLGKVIAPEGKDAWLKTITSKPKIMFPRQLKVCQDCPASLLPFHIKPFPDLTCYISESVRKTSLDKQEVWDGTLCPAECLKLKPVGTEQTQSGSVSVRSCDVKLL, from the exons ATGGAGACTGATTCATCGAAGAAAATAATTGGCGGCTTCaagctttttgtttatatattcgTGTTATTCACCTTTCTGTCTTACTGTGGATTACTACCAGGGAAAGGAAACATTGAGACAACAATATTTATTCCGCAATCGTATGATTCCTCAAATCGAATATCACCTATGCTCAGATCACATGACGGCGATATTAGTTACGTAGGAGAGTCAGGAAACG ATTTAAAAGTGATACCGCGTTCCGAACTATATGTCGTCACAATGGGTTCAACCGGTCCTATTCTACATGACCACCATTTGGTTACGGAATCCAAGCAAGAAAGTAAATGTCGCGTTTATCCTAATACAAGTTCACTCAAGTTGAACGCACAAGTTGGTCAACTCTTTACTTTGACTATTGAAATTGACAAAGATGTGCTGATCCAGCAAACTATATTGAGTGTTTTAGCAGTAGGAGAAAATCACATTTTCGCTGCAAATCATCTAAACTTTTCAGTCGATGGCTCCTTGATGACCTTCACCTATACACCCAAAGTTCCTGGTTTGTACAACCTCTTCGTAGAGGAGATCAATGCAAATGCTCAATTACAAATACCAGGTAGTCCCTTTCGTCTTGTAGTGGAAGGTGATCCCGTTTACGCCGTTCAGCTCGGTAGAAATGCTGATAAGTTGCCCTCCTGTCAGACTATGCAGTTAACACGACCCTCTTGGCTCGATGGCGAATGGATAACTGGAAACATAGCAGGTCTCAAACGAGGAGTTTTACGCAGCGGATGGGTTTTTCAACCAGACTGGtgtagttttgatatttttaccaCAAAGGATCTCGCAATAGCGGCGGAAATGACCTCACCTAAAAAAATTGCCGTTTTGGGTTCATCAATTGAACGaggtattttcttttctcttgtcGACTTATTGctcgcaaaaaaagaaaaatacaatttaactaAATCtgattttagtaaatgctggggccATGCACAAGTAGAGGTTGGAAAGTTAACGTTCTTGTACCAGGACTTTCGTATTGTAACTCTTGGAAACTTGAATATGGGTGAAGATGGAAAAGCTGAGATAATCTGTCACGACGAAAAGATAGCAAAGTCAGGGGATTACGATTTTTTCGATGATGGTATCCGATTTCTCAGAGAGTACCTCTTCGCGGAGTCTGATGATAAATGGCCTGATATTATCGTTATACCGATAAGGCAAACAATTCATTTGGAATTACTGCTGAAGGCAATTCCTCCGTCATGGTCTGGAACTATTTATACTCTATATAATTTCTACGTCCATAGCCGCACATTTCACACTAAGGATGGTCTTGCATCAAGTTACCGAATAGCGGAGAATTTGTTATCTGTGGACAGTCGCATTCAGTTGATCGACGCATTTGGTTTAGCATCAGCAATGAGACACAACACGGAGACAGCTCCGCTCATAAAATCAGTGCACACTCATCGATGGTGCAATGAATTAAACGGTGAGATGAGAGTCTGTGGAAACACACCTGAAATGATAGCTCAGTTGTTATTAGGAAAGGTGATAGCACCAGAAGGGAAGGACGCCTGGTTGAAGACAATTACATCAAAACCGAAAATAATGTTTCCCAGACAACTTAAAGTTTGTCAGGATTGTCCGGCATCTTTACTACCTTTTCATATTAAACCTTTTCCAGATTTAACTTGTTACATATCGGAAAGTGTTCGTAAAACTTCTTTGGATAAACAAGAGGTTTGGGACGGTACTTTGTGTCCAGCGGAATGCCTCAAGTTGAAACCTGTAGGTACAGAACAAACCCAATCCGGTTCCGTTAGTGTGAGGAGTTGTGACGTGAAACTTCTCTGA
- the LOC139959071 gene encoding uncharacterized protein isoform X2 — MGSTGPILHDHHLVTESKQESKCRVYPNTSSLKLNAQVGQLFTLTIEIDKDVLIQQTILSVLAVGENHIFAANHLNFSVDGSLMTFTYTPKVPGLYNLFVEEINANAQLQIPGSPFRLVVEGDPVYAVQLGRNADKLPSCQTMQLTRPSWLDGEWITGNIAGLKRGVLRSGWVFQPDWCSFDIFTTKDLAIAAEMTSPKKIAVLGSSIERGIFFSLVDLLLAKKEKYNLTKSDFSKCWGHAQVEVGKLTFLYQDFRIVTLGNLNMGEDGKAEIICHDEKIAKSGDYDFFDDGIRFLREYLFAESDDKWPDIIVIPIRQTIHLELLLKAIPPSWSGTIYTLYNFYVHSRTFHTKDGLASSYRIAENLLSVDSRIQLIDAFGLASAMRHNTETAPLIKSVHTHRWCNELNGEMRVCGNTPEMIAQLLLGKVIAPEGKDAWLKTITSKPKIMFPRQLKVCQDCPASLLPFHIKPFPDLTCYISESVRKTSLDKQEVWDGTLCPAECLKLKPVGTEQTQSGSVSVRSCDVKLL; from the coding sequence ATGGGTTCAACCGGTCCTATTCTACATGACCACCATTTGGTTACGGAATCCAAGCAAGAAAGTAAATGTCGCGTTTATCCTAATACAAGTTCACTCAAGTTGAACGCACAAGTTGGTCAACTCTTTACTTTGACTATTGAAATTGACAAAGATGTGCTGATCCAGCAAACTATATTGAGTGTTTTAGCAGTAGGAGAAAATCACATTTTCGCTGCAAATCATCTAAACTTTTCAGTCGATGGCTCCTTGATGACCTTCACCTATACACCCAAAGTTCCTGGTTTGTACAACCTCTTCGTAGAGGAGATCAATGCAAATGCTCAATTACAAATACCAGGTAGTCCCTTTCGTCTTGTAGTGGAAGGTGATCCCGTTTACGCCGTTCAGCTCGGTAGAAATGCTGATAAGTTGCCCTCCTGTCAGACTATGCAGTTAACACGACCCTCTTGGCTCGATGGCGAATGGATAACTGGAAACATAGCAGGTCTCAAACGAGGAGTTTTACGCAGCGGATGGGTTTTTCAACCAGACTGGtgtagttttgatatttttaccaCAAAGGATCTCGCAATAGCGGCGGAAATGACCTCACCTAAAAAAATTGCCGTTTTGGGTTCATCAATTGAACGaggtattttcttttctcttgtcGACTTATTGctcgcaaaaaaagaaaaatacaatttaactaAATCtgattttagtaaatgctggggccATGCACAAGTAGAGGTTGGAAAGTTAACGTTCTTGTACCAGGACTTTCGTATTGTAACTCTTGGAAACTTGAATATGGGTGAAGATGGAAAAGCTGAGATAATCTGTCACGACGAAAAGATAGCAAAGTCAGGGGATTACGATTTTTTCGATGATGGTATCCGATTTCTCAGAGAGTACCTCTTCGCGGAGTCTGATGATAAATGGCCTGATATTATCGTTATACCGATAAGGCAAACAATTCATTTGGAATTACTGCTGAAGGCAATTCCTCCGTCATGGTCTGGAACTATTTATACTCTATATAATTTCTACGTCCATAGCCGCACATTTCACACTAAGGATGGTCTTGCATCAAGTTACCGAATAGCGGAGAATTTGTTATCTGTGGACAGTCGCATTCAGTTGATCGACGCATTTGGTTTAGCATCAGCAATGAGACACAACACGGAGACAGCTCCGCTCATAAAATCAGTGCACACTCATCGATGGTGCAATGAATTAAACGGTGAGATGAGAGTCTGTGGAAACACACCTGAAATGATAGCTCAGTTGTTATTAGGAAAGGTGATAGCACCAGAAGGGAAGGACGCCTGGTTGAAGACAATTACATCAAAACCGAAAATAATGTTTCCCAGACAACTTAAAGTTTGTCAGGATTGTCCGGCATCTTTACTACCTTTTCATATTAAACCTTTTCCAGATTTAACTTGTTACATATCGGAAAGTGTTCGTAAAACTTCTTTGGATAAACAAGAGGTTTGGGACGGTACTTTGTGTCCAGCGGAATGCCTCAAGTTGAAACCTGTAGGTACAGAACAAACCCAATCCGGTTCCGTTAGTGTGAGGAGTTGTGACGTGAAACTTCTCTGA